In a genomic window of Paraburkholderia phenazinium:
- a CDS encoding DHA2 family efflux MFS transporter permease subunit yields MSQPTPAPASPPPPPPPLKGGQLVLATIAVALATFMNVLDTSIANVAIPTISGNLGVSVDEGTWVITVFAAANAVSIPLTGWLTQRIGQVKLFVGAILMFVLSSWLCGIAPTLPILLVARVLQGAVAGPLIPLSQAILLGSYPKEKSSTALALWAMTATVGPIAGPALGGWITDSYSWSWIFYINIPVGIFAAGVTWMIYRTRETATRKPPIDVVGLGLLITWVASLQVMLDKGKDLDWFSSPVIVILGITAIISFAFFLVWELTEDNPIVDLRLFTQRNFLGGTIAISVAYGVFFGNLVLLPQWMQEYLNYRSVDAGLVTAPLGIFAVLLAPVMGRVLPRSDARVIATLAFVGFAIVFYMRSKYVIEIDTWHLVLPTLLQGIPMALFFVPLTAIILSGQPPNKIPAAAGLSNFARVFCGAVGTSIAGNEWNNRTVLHHARLTERASIDNPLFNQQIDSTQSLLHMNNQSANALFDFTVNTQAAMMGLNDIFFISAIIFILIIPLIWITRPSKGGGGADAAGAH; encoded by the coding sequence TTGAGCCAGCCCACCCCTGCGCCCGCATCGCCCCCGCCGCCACCGCCGCCGCTCAAGGGCGGGCAACTCGTCCTCGCGACGATCGCCGTTGCGCTCGCCACCTTCATGAACGTGCTGGACACGTCGATCGCGAACGTCGCGATTCCGACCATCTCGGGCAATCTCGGCGTATCGGTGGACGAAGGCACCTGGGTGATCACCGTGTTCGCCGCCGCCAACGCCGTCTCGATTCCGCTGACCGGCTGGCTCACGCAGCGCATCGGTCAGGTCAAGCTGTTCGTCGGCGCCATCCTGATGTTCGTGCTGTCCTCATGGCTGTGCGGCATCGCGCCGACGCTGCCCATCCTGCTGGTTGCACGGGTGCTGCAAGGCGCGGTGGCCGGCCCGCTGATCCCGCTCTCGCAAGCCATTCTGCTCGGCTCGTATCCGAAGGAGAAGTCCTCGACGGCGCTCGCGCTATGGGCCATGACCGCCACCGTCGGCCCGATTGCCGGACCGGCGCTGGGCGGCTGGATCACCGATAGCTATAGCTGGTCGTGGATCTTCTACATCAATATCCCGGTGGGTATTTTCGCGGCCGGGGTCACGTGGATGATCTACCGTACCCGCGAAACGGCCACCCGCAAGCCGCCTATCGATGTAGTGGGGCTCGGTCTGCTGATCACCTGGGTTGCCTCGCTGCAGGTGATGCTCGACAAGGGCAAGGACCTCGACTGGTTCTCGTCGCCGGTGATCGTCATCCTCGGTATCACGGCGATCATCAGCTTCGCGTTCTTCCTCGTCTGGGAGCTGACCGAGGACAACCCCATCGTCGATCTGCGGCTGTTCACGCAGCGTAACTTCCTGGGCGGCACGATTGCCATTTCGGTGGCCTACGGCGTGTTCTTCGGCAATCTTGTGCTGCTACCGCAATGGATGCAGGAATACCTCAATTACCGCTCCGTCGACGCCGGCCTCGTGACCGCGCCGCTCGGCATCTTCGCGGTGCTGCTCGCGCCGGTGATGGGCCGCGTGCTGCCGCGCTCCGATGCGCGCGTCATCGCCACGCTGGCCTTTGTCGGCTTTGCGATCGTGTTTTACATGCGCTCCAAATACGTGATTGAAATCGACACGTGGCATCTGGTGCTGCCCACGCTGCTGCAGGGCATTCCGATGGCGCTGTTCTTCGTGCCGCTGACGGCGATCATCCTGTCCGGGCAGCCGCCGAATAAAATCCCGGCGGCCGCGGGCCTGTCGAATTTCGCGCGGGTGTTTTGCGGCGCGGTGGGCACATCGATTGCCGGCAACGAGTGGAATAACCGCACCGTGCTGCACCACGCACGGCTGACCGAACGCGCCTCGATCGACAATCCGCTGTTTAACCAGCAGATCGATTCGACCCAGTCGTTGCTGCATATGAACAACCAGTCCGCCAATGCGCTGTTCGACTTCACGGTCAACACGCAGGCCGCGATGATGGGGCTGAACGACATCTTCTTCATCTCGGCGATCATCTTTATCCTGATCATTCCGCTGATCTGGATCACGCGGCCCTCCAAGGGCGGCGGCGGAGCGGATGCGGCCGGGGCGCATTGA
- a CDS encoding rod shape-determining protein produces the protein MARPKPHHPLFRGLFRHTVAVDLGTANTLIYTDDGGIVLNQPSVVCFQKHQQAGQKRVAAVGSEAKQLLGRAPNNLETVRPMRHGVIANFSAAEHMIRQFVDMARPRPFFGRRAAFTICVPAGATQVERRAIKEAAVAAGAWKVSLIGESLASAVGAGLPVSSATGSMVVDIGGGTTEVGVIALGGMAYNGSIRVGGDQFDSAIVNYVRNVYGVLLGEQTAEHVKKTIGSAMRDVPLERMNATGRSVDDGLPRTVEINNHDIADAIDGPLRHVIGAVKTALESAPAELVTDIANTGIVLTGGGALLANLGRRLTAELGLAVRIADEPLTCAVRGAGAAAEAGLLDDLVYE, from the coding sequence ATGGCCAGACCGAAGCCGCACCATCCGTTGTTCAGGGGTCTGTTCCGTCACACGGTGGCGGTCGACCTTGGCACGGCCAATACGCTGATCTACACCGACGACGGCGGCATCGTGCTGAATCAGCCGTCCGTGGTGTGTTTTCAGAAGCATCAGCAGGCGGGGCAGAAGCGAGTGGCGGCGGTCGGCAGCGAGGCCAAGCAACTGCTCGGCCGGGCGCCCAACAATCTTGAGACGGTACGACCCATGCGGCATGGCGTGATCGCCAATTTTTCCGCCGCGGAACACATGATCCGGCAGTTCGTCGATATGGCGCGGCCGCGGCCGTTTTTCGGCCGCCGGGCGGCGTTCACGATCTGCGTGCCGGCCGGGGCGACCCAGGTCGAACGCCGCGCCATCAAGGAAGCCGCAGTGGCCGCGGGCGCATGGAAGGTGAGCCTGATCGGCGAGTCGCTGGCATCGGCGGTGGGTGCGGGTTTGCCGGTTTCGTCGGCCACCGGCTCGATGGTGGTCGATATTGGCGGCGGCACGACGGAAGTCGGCGTGATCGCCTTGGGCGGCATGGCCTATAACGGCTCGATTCGGGTCGGCGGCGACCAGTTCGACTCGGCCATCGTCAACTATGTCCGTAATGTGTACGGCGTGCTGCTCGGCGAGCAAACCGCCGAACACGTCAAAAAGACCATCGGTTCGGCGATGCGCGACGTGCCGCTGGAGCGCATGAATGCGACTGGCCGCAGCGTCGACGACGGGCTGCCGCGCACGGTCGAGATCAACAATCACGATATCGCCGATGCGATCGACGGGCCGCTGCGGCACGTGATCGGCGCGGTGAAGACGGCGCTCGAAAGCGCGCCGGCCGAACTGGTGACGGATATCGCCAACACGGGGATCGTGCTGACCGGCGGCGGCGCGCTGCTCGCCAACCTCGGCCGGCGTCTGACCGCTGAGCTCGGCCTCGCGGTGCGCATCGCGGACGAGCCGCTCACCTGCGCGGTGCGCGGTGCGGGCGCGGCAGCGGAAGCCGGCTTGCTGGACGATCTCGTGTACGAATAA
- a CDS encoding glutaminase: MNYQGILEQIHQDLQPYLGTGRVADYIPELANVPARSFGMAIVTPAGKVFRTGQADTRFSIQSISKLFACTMAFRLLGDELWQRVGREPSGTPFNSLVQLEAEQGKPRNPFINAGALVVTDVLCRRFVRAETALVEFMRRLTGDVTIDYDSRVAQSELQHADRNQAMAHFIASFGNMEMPVHAVVEAYCRQCAISMSCVELAKAALFLSNGGVVPSTGERILDSSSAKRLSALMLTCGTYDAAGDFVYRVGLPAKSGVGGGIVAVLPGEMAVCVWSPGLDSNGNSLAGVMALEWLTTQTGRSIF; encoded by the coding sequence ATGAACTACCAAGGCATCCTCGAACAGATTCACCAGGATCTGCAGCCCTACCTGGGAACCGGCCGCGTTGCCGACTACATTCCCGAGCTGGCGAACGTCCCGGCCAGGAGCTTCGGCATGGCCATCGTCACGCCGGCCGGCAAGGTCTTCCGCACCGGTCAGGCGGATACCCGCTTCTCGATCCAGAGTATCTCCAAGCTATTCGCCTGCACCATGGCTTTCCGGCTGCTCGGCGATGAACTGTGGCAGCGCGTCGGCCGCGAGCCGTCGGGCACGCCGTTCAATTCGCTGGTGCAGCTCGAAGCGGAGCAAGGCAAGCCGCGCAATCCGTTCATCAACGCCGGGGCGCTGGTCGTCACGGATGTGCTGTGCCGCCGTTTCGTGCGGGCCGAGACCGCGCTGGTCGAGTTTATGCGTCGGCTAACCGGCGACGTGACGATCGACTACGATTCGCGCGTCGCGCAGTCGGAGCTGCAACATGCGGACCGCAACCAGGCCATGGCGCATTTCATTGCGAGCTTCGGCAACATGGAGATGCCCGTCCACGCAGTGGTCGAGGCGTATTGCCGGCAATGCGCGATCTCGATGAGCTGCGTCGAGCTGGCGAAGGCGGCGCTGTTTCTCAGCAATGGCGGTGTCGTGCCGTCCACCGGCGAGCGCATTCTGGATAGCAGTTCGGCCAAGCGGCTGTCGGCTCTCATGCTAACGTGCGGCACCTATGATGCGGCCGGGGATTTTGTGTACCGCGTGGGATTGCCCGCCAAGAGCGGCGTGGGCGGCGGCATCGTCGCGGTATTGCCGGGTGAAATGGCGGTCTGCGTGTGGTCGCCGGGGCTGGACAGCAATGGCAATTCGCTGGCGGGCGTCATGGCGCTGGAGTGGCTGACGACGCAGACCGGGCGATCGATTTTTTGA
- a CDS encoding MurR/RpiR family transcriptional regulator — protein MPDSFDQLAALIRARFSELSPQFQMGAAFLLDHPDEVAVSSMRKVAERAQVQPASLVRLSQQLGFPGWNELRNLFVARVRTRPEPLASRARTLVKANAKDALAHDLLIAQQHNLDVTAAHSARAVVETARLLRRAPHVHVAGFRSCYAVAFGLVYGYRLFRSTVSLLTGEAGTLEMQLRTIARDSATVVISFAPYSVEAARVAEAALEKGSKLIAITDSAVSPIALNADKVLIFSHESPSFFPSLVAATALAESLVAHLLALEGADAVEQLEIAERSMHAKGVYVP, from the coding sequence ATGCCCGACAGTTTCGACCAGCTCGCCGCCCTGATCCGGGCGCGCTTCTCAGAACTGAGTCCGCAATTCCAGATGGGGGCCGCGTTCCTGCTGGATCATCCCGACGAAGTCGCGGTTTCCTCCATGCGCAAGGTCGCCGAACGGGCTCAGGTGCAACCGGCATCGCTGGTGCGGTTGTCGCAACAACTCGGTTTTCCCGGCTGGAACGAGTTGCGCAATCTGTTTGTGGCGCGCGTGCGCACGCGGCCGGAGCCGCTCGCGAGCCGCGCCCGGACGCTCGTCAAGGCCAATGCCAAAGACGCACTGGCGCACGATCTGCTGATCGCTCAACAACATAATCTCGATGTCACCGCGGCGCATAGCGCGCGGGCCGTCGTCGAAACGGCGCGGCTATTGCGCCGCGCACCGCATGTGCATGTGGCCGGTTTTCGCTCCTGCTATGCGGTGGCGTTCGGTCTGGTGTACGGCTACCGGTTGTTTCGTTCAACGGTGTCGCTGTTGACAGGCGAAGCCGGCACGCTGGAAATGCAACTGCGCACGATCGCACGCGATAGCGCCACCGTCGTCATCAGCTTCGCGCCTTATTCGGTGGAGGCGGCTCGCGTGGCCGAAGCGGCTCTGGAGAAGGGCAGCAAGCTCATCGCCATCACGGACAGTGCGGTGTCGCCGATTGCGTTGAATGCCGACAAGGTGCTGATCTTTTCACACGAAAGTCCTTCCTTCTTTCCTTCGCTAGTGGCGGCTACGGCGCTTGCGGAGTCGCTGGTGGCGCATCTGCTGGCGCTCGAAGGCGCCGATGCGGTCGAGCAACTCGAGATTGCCGAGCGGTCGATGCACGCGAAGGGTGTCTACGTGCCTTGA
- a CDS encoding C45 family autoproteolytic acyltransferase/hydolase: MQEWTLSRVTGRPDDIGYQLGELARPVMAAYMEQSAAWQQVSRWRGHRFVEALRRAAQAHFPALLAELEGMAAGLGWPVEDVFLWNCRGELIHNAPDGCTTLAAVSGNARFIAHNEDGDPYLRERCFLVDVQPAGKPGFVSFYYPGSLPGHTFAANRAGVVQAINNLRIRTPAAGVPRMILARAVLDTRSLDEAARLLSDAPRASGFHHTLGCVGDARLLSIEATVQRCSVMADTPRFGHANHLIHDGCEGEAQIVTDSSRDRQARVDALLPTLRTPLADDGLLRVLRDQAPAGLPIYRDDPRDPDDENTLATALFRIETDGVAMQVYRQGHCAFDTFIPLAARSNTAF, encoded by the coding sequence ATGCAGGAATGGACTCTTTCCCGTGTAACCGGCCGGCCGGATGACATCGGCTACCAGCTGGGCGAACTGGCGCGGCCGGTCATGGCGGCCTACATGGAGCAAAGCGCCGCCTGGCAACAGGTCAGCCGTTGGCGCGGCCACCGGTTCGTGGAGGCGCTGCGCCGCGCGGCGCAAGCGCATTTCCCCGCGCTGCTCGCCGAGCTGGAGGGCATGGCGGCGGGCCTTGGCTGGCCAGTGGAAGACGTGTTTCTGTGGAATTGCCGTGGCGAGCTGATCCATAACGCGCCGGACGGCTGCACGACACTGGCGGCCGTTTCCGGCAACGCGCGTTTCATCGCGCACAACGAGGATGGCGATCCGTACCTGCGCGAGCGGTGCTTCCTCGTGGACGTCCAGCCTGCCGGCAAGCCCGGCTTCGTGAGTTTCTACTATCCGGGCTCGTTGCCCGGCCATACTTTCGCCGCCAACCGCGCGGGCGTCGTGCAGGCCATCAACAATCTGCGCATCCGGACACCGGCTGCGGGCGTGCCGCGCATGATCCTCGCACGTGCCGTGCTCGATACGCGTTCGCTCGACGAAGCCGCCAGGCTGTTGAGCGATGCACCGCGAGCCAGTGGGTTTCATCACACGCTTGGCTGTGTGGGCGACGCGCGCCTGTTGAGTATCGAAGCCACTGTCCAGCGCTGTTCGGTCATGGCCGATACGCCGCGGTTCGGTCATGCGAATCACCTGATTCACGATGGCTGCGAGGGCGAAGCGCAAATCGTGACCGATTCTTCGCGCGACCGCCAGGCACGCGTCGACGCTTTGCTGCCGACGCTGCGCACGCCGCTTGCAGACGACGGGCTGCTACGCGTGCTGCGTGACCAGGCGCCCGCTGGCTTGCCCATTTACCGTGACGACCCGCGCGATCCCGACGACGAAAACACCTTGGCTACCGCGCTGTTTCGCATCGAAACGGACGGTGTTGCGATGCAGGTCTATCGGCAAGGGCACTGCGCCTTCGACACCTTCATTCCCCTGGCGGCGCGTTCGAATACCGCCTTCTGA
- the gltA gene encoding citrate synthase has translation MNDSKTHATLKFSDSDQTIDLPIYKGTLGPDVIDIRKLYGQTGRFTYDPGFMSTAACNSAITYIDGDKGELLYRGYPIDNLAQNADFLESCYLLLKGELPNAKQKEEFVASVKQHTMVHEQMHFFFRGFRRDAHPMAILVAAVGALSAFYHDSLDITNAQHREISATRMIAKLPTLVAMAYKYSIGQPFVYPKNELSYSANFMHMMFSNPCEEYKVNDVLVRALDRILILHADHEQNASTSTVRLAGSSGANPFACIAAGIACLWGPAHGGANEAALNMLEEIGSVDNIPEFIQQVKDKNSGVKLMGFGHRVYKNYDPRAKLMRETCHEVLEELGLHDDPLFKLAMALEKIALEDEYFVSRKLYPNVDFYSGIVQRALGIPTSMFTCIFAMARTVGWIAQWNEMIADPEQKIGRPRQLFVGDTAREAKPIAQR, from the coding sequence ATGAACGACTCTAAGACACACGCAACGCTGAAGTTTTCTGACAGCGACCAGACCATCGATCTGCCGATTTACAAGGGCACGCTTGGCCCCGACGTGATCGACATCCGCAAGCTGTACGGCCAGACCGGCAGGTTCACGTACGACCCGGGCTTTATGTCGACGGCGGCGTGTAACTCGGCCATTACCTATATCGACGGTGACAAGGGCGAGCTGCTGTACCGCGGTTATCCGATCGACAATCTCGCGCAGAATGCCGACTTCCTCGAATCCTGCTATTTGCTGCTGAAGGGCGAACTGCCCAACGCGAAGCAAAAGGAAGAGTTCGTCGCCTCGGTCAAACAGCACACGATGGTGCATGAGCAGATGCACTTCTTCTTCCGCGGCTTCCGTCGCGACGCGCACCCGATGGCGATTCTGGTGGCTGCAGTCGGCGCGCTGTCGGCGTTCTATCACGACTCGCTCGACATCACGAACGCACAGCACCGCGAGATCTCGGCGACACGCATGATCGCGAAGCTGCCGACGCTGGTGGCGATGGCGTACAAGTACAGCATCGGCCAGCCGTTCGTCTATCCGAAGAACGAACTGTCGTATAGCGCGAACTTCATGCACATGATGTTCTCGAACCCGTGCGAAGAATACAAGGTCAACGACGTGCTGGTGCGCGCACTCGACCGTATCCTGATCCTGCACGCGGACCACGAACAGAACGCGTCGACTTCGACGGTGCGTCTGGCCGGCTCGTCGGGTGCGAATCCGTTTGCATGTATCGCAGCCGGTATCGCCTGCCTGTGGGGCCCGGCGCATGGTGGCGCGAACGAAGCAGCACTGAACATGCTGGAAGAGATCGGCTCGGTCGACAACATCCCTGAGTTCATCCAGCAGGTGAAGGACAAGAACTCGGGCGTGAAGCTGATGGGCTTCGGTCACCGCGTCTACAAGAACTACGATCCGCGTGCGAAGCTGATGCGCGAAACCTGCCACGAAGTGCTGGAAGAGCTCGGTCTGCATGACGACCCGCTGTTCAAGCTGGCCATGGCGCTGGAAAAGATCGCGCTGGAAGACGAGTACTTCGTGTCGCGCAAGCTGTACCCGAACGTCGACTTCTACTCGGGCATCGTGCAGCGCGCGCTGGGCATCCCGACCTCGATGTTCACGTGCATCTTTGCGATGGCGCGTACGGTGGGCTGGATTGCACAGTGGAACGAAATGATTGCCGATCCGGAACAGAAGATTGGCCGTCCGCGTCAGCTGTTCGTTGGCGATACTGCACGCGAGGCGAAGCCGATTGCGCAACGCTGA
- a CDS encoding alpha/beta hydrolase, whose product MAWEQFEHGWRRAPLGAPHDAPARALVILLHGVGSNAQDLLPLADAWSNTLPEVAFASLDGSERFDGGFGGRQWFSLRDVNEANRIGRVADAYPALRRMLDAELAHWQLPFGKLALVGFSQGSMMALHHAATSDDAPAAVVAYSGRLASPITTRARTPLTLVHGVEDPVIPVLELERAANAFSDAGFAVGAFALPGIGHTISGDGVVLGRDALVRALGTPRA is encoded by the coding sequence ATGGCCTGGGAACAATTCGAACATGGCTGGCGCCGCGCGCCGCTTGGTGCGCCGCACGATGCGCCGGCTCGCGCGCTGGTGATCCTGCTGCATGGCGTCGGTAGCAATGCGCAAGACCTGCTGCCGCTCGCCGATGCCTGGAGCAACACGCTGCCCGAGGTCGCCTTTGCGTCGCTCGACGGCAGCGAGCGTTTCGACGGTGGCTTCGGCGGCCGGCAATGGTTCAGCCTGCGCGACGTGAACGAGGCTAATCGCATCGGCCGCGTCGCCGACGCCTATCCCGCGCTGCGCCGCATGCTGGACGCCGAGCTGGCGCATTGGCAGCTTCCTTTCGGTAAGCTTGCGCTGGTGGGCTTTTCGCAAGGCTCGATGATGGCGCTCCATCACGCCGCCACGAGCGACGACGCGCCGGCGGCGGTCGTGGCGTATTCGGGCCGGCTCGCGTCGCCCATCACCACCCGGGCCCGCACGCCCTTGACGCTGGTGCATGGCGTCGAAGACCCGGTGATTCCGGTGCTCGAACTCGAGCGCGCGGCCAATGCGTTTAGCGACGCGGGCTTCGCAGTGGGTGCGTTTGCATTGCCTGGTATTGGTCATACGATTTCAGGCGACGGCGTCGTGCTGGGACGCGATGCGCTGGTGCGCGCACTGGGCACGCCGCGCGCCTGA
- a CDS encoding alpha/beta fold hydrolase encodes MPYVVEGEGELLLFVHGSLCDYRYWQPQLAGMAKHYRCVAVSLTHYWPVTDTPPDMPFSWSDHADEVAEFIERLGEGPAHVVGHSRGGCVAYYFAQRHPQHVRTLTLADPGGPLQIAGRPAARLPETVNTLRARAAQLIEEGQVDAGLQLFVDSVSRPGFWARSTESFRTMATDNAHTLARQFRDPLPAYAPEEAAQVRCPVLLIDGEKSPDMFRRTATALASWLPDARRETVRGASHGMNLAHPAAFNRYIDEFIRGVGAADQG; translated from the coding sequence ATGCCTTATGTTGTCGAAGGCGAGGGCGAACTGCTGCTGTTCGTGCATGGTTCGTTGTGCGATTACCGCTACTGGCAACCGCAACTCGCGGGGATGGCGAAGCATTATCGCTGCGTCGCCGTGAGCCTCACGCATTACTGGCCGGTGACCGATACGCCGCCCGACATGCCGTTTAGCTGGAGCGACCACGCCGACGAAGTGGCCGAATTCATCGAGCGCCTGGGCGAAGGGCCGGCCCACGTCGTGGGTCATTCGCGCGGTGGCTGCGTGGCGTATTACTTTGCGCAGCGCCATCCGCAGCATGTGCGTACCTTGACGCTCGCCGACCCGGGCGGGCCTTTGCAGATCGCCGGCAGGCCGGCTGCCCGCTTGCCGGAAACGGTCAACACGCTGCGTGCACGCGCCGCGCAACTGATCGAAGAGGGGCAGGTGGATGCGGGCTTGCAACTGTTCGTGGATTCGGTGAGCCGTCCGGGGTTCTGGGCCAGAAGCACCGAGTCGTTCCGCACGATGGCGACCGACAACGCCCACACGCTGGCGCGTCAATTCCGCGATCCGCTGCCGGCCTATGCGCCGGAAGAGGCCGCGCAAGTGCGCTGCCCGGTCTTGCTGATCGACGGCGAAAAGAGTCCCGACATGTTCCGGCGCACCGCGACGGCGCTCGCCTCGTGGCTGCCGGATGCGCGGCGCGAGACGGTGCGCGGCGCATCGCATGGGATGAATCTGGCGCACCCCGCGGCGTTCAATCGCTATATCGACGAATTTATTCGCGGCGTGGGCGCGGCCGATCAGGGCTGA
- a CDS encoding amylo-alpha-1,6-glucosidase produces MQDPEALGGLTHSGGADRAEHEPDTAFIPPENLNVASANQYVLKSGDTFIVNDALGDITGHDDGLFVNDTRVLSQLRLTFGGRAPSLLSGSVSSDNAAFTAHLTNRPLPPLGGDSTPEGVIHVERVRVLSGTVLNEAIELTNYGTKDAVVPLSISFASDFSDMFEVRGLKRDKKGNVEPARVENGEVLLGYVGLDNVERDVQIAFSPTPDKLFANRADYTVQLPAQACVSIYLAVAVKLRADKPVVSAGVSVPVHAQSGSHVSQIHAERPRVGRAAVRAALVEAHLVMRERRRATARVRSSNPLFNAWIDRSLADLGLLTTDLETGPYPYAGIPWFSTPFGRDALITSLQTLWLQPGLARGVLRFLAEHQALENSAFRDAAVGKIMHEMRKSEMAATGEVPFALYYGGVDSTPLFIVLAGAYVARTGDVDLIDELWPALQRAANWVSGVCDKNRFGLLDYQRESDGGLANQGWKDSHDSVFHADGRFPDGPIALVEVQAYASAAFDTMAHFSTLRGLSEDAAGYSRRARAIRECVEEKYWMEESGFYGIALDGHGELCRVLASNAGHLLAFGLPSRERGEAVVRGLESTLFHTGWGVRTLAAGQARFNPMAYHNGSVWPHDNALCARGVARYGGKATAVKLLQALFQAAVNFDMRLPELFCGFPRRRGEPPTAYPVACLPQAWAAGSPFMMLEACLGVTVDAAKREVLIEQPMLPEGIDWLEIGDMRVGDSTVTITFRRVAGKVVASAEQGDVRVVALL; encoded by the coding sequence ATGCAGGATCCAGAAGCACTCGGCGGACTGACGCACTCAGGCGGTGCGGACCGCGCGGAACATGAACCGGACACGGCGTTCATCCCACCAGAAAACCTCAACGTCGCCAGCGCCAACCAGTATGTGTTGAAGTCGGGCGATACGTTTATCGTCAACGACGCGCTGGGCGACATCACCGGTCACGACGACGGCCTGTTCGTCAACGACACGCGCGTGTTGTCGCAACTGCGCCTGACCTTCGGCGGTCGCGCGCCGTCGCTGCTGTCGGGCAGCGTCAGCAGCGACAATGCGGCATTTACGGCGCATCTGACCAACCGTCCGTTGCCGCCGCTCGGCGGCGACAGCACGCCGGAGGGCGTGATCCACGTCGAGCGCGTGCGCGTGTTGTCGGGCACCGTGCTCAACGAAGCCATCGAGCTGACCAACTACGGTACGAAAGATGCGGTCGTGCCGCTTTCCATTTCTTTCGCCAGCGACTTCAGCGACATGTTTGAAGTGCGCGGCCTGAAACGCGACAAGAAGGGCAATGTCGAACCGGCGCGTGTCGAGAATGGCGAAGTGCTGCTCGGCTACGTGGGGCTCGATAACGTCGAACGTGACGTGCAGATTGCCTTTTCGCCGACGCCGGACAAGCTGTTCGCCAATCGCGCGGATTACACCGTGCAACTGCCGGCGCAAGCCTGCGTATCGATCTATCTCGCCGTCGCGGTGAAGCTGCGGGCCGACAAGCCGGTGGTCAGCGCGGGCGTGTCGGTGCCGGTCCACGCGCAGAGCGGGTCGCACGTGTCGCAGATCCATGCGGAGCGTCCGCGGGTCGGACGCGCGGCGGTGCGCGCAGCGCTGGTCGAGGCCCACCTTGTGATGCGCGAACGGCGCCGTGCTACCGCGCGGGTGCGTTCGAGCAATCCGCTCTTTAACGCATGGATCGACCGTTCGCTCGCCGATCTCGGCCTGCTGACCACCGATCTGGAGACCGGTCCTTATCCGTACGCCGGCATTCCCTGGTTTTCGACCCCGTTTGGCCGCGACGCGCTGATTACCTCATTGCAGACCTTGTGGCTGCAGCCGGGCCTCGCGCGCGGCGTGCTGCGTTTTCTTGCCGAGCATCAGGCGCTCGAGAACTCGGCCTTCCGCGACGCTGCGGTCGGCAAGATCATGCATGAAATGCGCAAGAGCGAAATGGCCGCCACCGGCGAAGTGCCGTTTGCGCTCTATTACGGCGGCGTCGACAGCACGCCCTTGTTTATCGTGCTGGCCGGCGCCTATGTGGCGCGTACCGGCGACGTGGACCTGATCGACGAGTTGTGGCCGGCGCTGCAACGCGCGGCGAACTGGGTCTCGGGTGTGTGCGACAAGAACCGCTTCGGCCTGCTCGACTATCAGCGCGAATCGGATGGCGGGCTGGCGAATCAGGGCTGGAAAGACAGTCACGATTCGGTCTTTCACGCCGACGGCCGCTTCCCGGATGGGCCGATCGCGCTGGTGGAAGTGCAGGCCTACGCGAGCGCCGCGTTCGACACCATGGCGCACTTCTCGACGCTGCGCGGCCTGTCCGAGGACGCTGCCGGATATAGCCGGCGCGCCAGGGCGATCCGCGAATGCGTCGAAGAGAAGTACTGGATGGAAGAGTCCGGCTTCTACGGCATCGCCCTCGACGGCCATGGCGAACTGTGCCGCGTGCTGGCCTCGAATGCCGGCCATCTGCTCGCCTTCGGCTTGCCGTCGCGCGAGCGCGGCGAAGCGGTCGTGCGCGGTCTGGAATCGACGCTGTTCCATACCGGCTGGGGCGTGCGCACGCTGGCGGCGGGCCAGGCGCGCTTCAATCCGATGGCGTATCACAACGGGTCCGTCTGGCCGCACGACAACGCGCTGTGCGCGCGAGGCGTGGCGCGCTACGGCGGCAAGGCAACCGCGGTGAAGTTGCTGCAGGCGCTGTTCCAGGCCGCGGTCAATTTCGACATGCGTCTGCCGGAGCTCTTCTGTGGCTTCCCGCGGCGGCGCGGCGAACCGCCGACGGCTTACCCGGTGGCCTGCCTGCCGCAGGCTTGGGCAGCGGGCTCGCCGTTCATGATGCTGGAAGCGTGCCTGGGCGTGACCGTCGACGCAGCGAAGCGCGAGGTGCTGATCGAACAGCCGATGCTGCCCGAAGGCATCGACTGGCTCGAAATCGGCGATATGCGCGTCGGCGATTCCACGGTGACGATCACTTTCCGGCGGGTCGCGGGCAAGGTGGTGGCGTCGGCCGAGCAGGGCGACGTGCGGGTCGTGGCCTTGCTGTAG